The following are encoded in a window of Spea bombifrons isolate aSpeBom1 chromosome 2, aSpeBom1.2.pri, whole genome shotgun sequence genomic DNA:
- the LOC128473950 gene encoding olfactory receptor 51G2-like — translation MQMGQNILNSSSMPSSFLLMATPGLEDPYAWISIPLCLLFLTSFVGNGLVLLVISQEVRLHQPMYLFLSMLAITDLLFSLSTSPSVLGVYWFNSRKVRSQLCLFQMFLMHSLSVIESALLVAMAFDRFVAICHPLRYTAILTNPAVGKMGLASAIRGTLIHLPPVASLKLLPYCHGNALSHSYCLHQDVMKLACEGTNIFNITYGLAVIICTVTLDLVLIVLSYLLIIRAVLSITSETERYKSFNTCVSHLCAVFLFYVPMVALSMIHRFGIDVPPLFTSFMANLYLFAPPMLNPIIYSIKSKQIRRGFYKFFHPTRETPLNP, via the coding sequence ATGCAGATGGGTCAGAACATTCTGAACAGCAGCTCCATGCCCTCCTCGTTCCTCCTGATGGCCACGCCTGGACTAGAAGATCCTTACGCCTGGATCTCCATCCCGCTCTGTCTCCTGTTCCTCACCTCCTTTGTGGGTAATGGGCTGGTCCTCCTTGTGATCAGTCAAGAAGTTAGACTTCACCAGCCCATGTACTTGTTCCTGTCCATGTTAGCCATCACTGACCTCTTATTCTCGCTGTCCACGAGCCCGTCTGTCCTGGGAGTCTATTGGTTTAACTCTCGGAAGGTGAGGTCCCAACTGTGCCTCTTCCAGATGTTCCTCATGCACTCTCTCTCTGTCATTGAGTCTGCTCTCCTCGTAGCAATGGCTTTCGACCGCTTTGTGGCCATCTGTCATCCCCTGAGATACACGGCCATCCTCACCAATCCAGCCGTAGGCAAGATGGGTCTGGCCTCAGCGATACGAGGGACGTTAATCCACCTGCCGCCGGTCGCGAGCCTCAAACTTCTGCCATATTGTCACGGTAACGCTTTGTCCCATTCGTACTGCTTGCACCAGGATGTCATGAAACTGGCCTGTGAAGGGACCAACATCTTCAACATCACCTACGGTTTGGCGGTCATAATATGCACGGTTACTCTGGATTTAGTTCTGATTGTACTTTCTTATCTGTTGATCATCAGAGCGGTGCTGAGTATCACCTCGGAGACGGAGCGTTACAAGTCGTTCAACACATGCGTGTCCCACCTGTGTGCTGTCTTCCTCTTCTATGTCCCCATGGTAGCCCTGTCCATGATTCACAGGTTTGGGATAGACGTTCCTCCTCTCTTTACCAGTTTCATGGCTAATCTCTACCTCTTTGCCCCACCGATGCTCAACCCGATCATTTACAGCATCAAAAGCAAGCAGATCCGCAGAGGCTTCTACAAGTTTTTTCACCCCACGAGAGAGACGCCTCTGAATCCGTGA